From one Rhopalosiphum padi isolate XX-2018 chromosome 2, ASM2088224v1, whole genome shotgun sequence genomic stretch:
- the LOC132923421 gene encoding LOW QUALITY PROTEIN: RNA-binding protein PNO1-like (The sequence of the model RefSeq protein was modified relative to this genomic sequence to represent the inferred CDS: deleted 2 bases in 1 codon), whose amino-acid sequence MSCHLAKNLLRKVQSTKSASDNYDVRKMPVPSHRLTPVKEHWLKIYIYTPVIDHLRLDIRFNVKSRNVEIRNLVADNEIGSQHLQKVADFVKTFVYRFEVEVALALIRLDNLFVESIEVKDVKTLKGNPLSRAIGRLAGKRGQRKFTIKNVANTRIVLADSKIHILGSLQNIQVAMRDICNFILGSPPSKVYEQLQQLAKSKVL is encoded by the exons ATGTCATGTCACCTCGCAAAAAATCTCCTGAGAAAAGTCCAGTCCACCAAGTCGGCATCAGACAACTATGATGTGCGCAAGATGCCAGTACCGTCGCATAGACTCACGCCGGTAAAGGAACACTGGTTAAAGATCTAT ATCTATACGCCCGTCATCGATCACCTTCGACTGGACATTAGGTTCAACGTCAAATCTAGAAACGTGGAAATCAGAAATCTCGTTGCTGACAACGAGATCGGCTCACAGCATTTGCAGAAGGTCGCAGACTTTGTCAAGACGTTTGTCTACAGGTTTGAAGTGGAAGTCGCGCTGGCGTTGATAAGACTGGACAATCTGTTTGTCGAATCTATTGAA gtgAAAGacgtaaaaacattaaaaggAAATCCTTTATCACGTGCAATTGGGCGATTAGCTGGAAAAAGAGGTCAGAGAAAGTTTACTATCAAAAATGTTGCAAACACCAGAATAGTATTGGCAGActcaaaaattcatatattaggatcattacaaaatatacaagtagCTATGAgagatatttgtaattttattcttgGATCTCCGCCTTCTAAAGTCTATGAACAATTACAACAACTCGCTAAgagtaaagttttataa
- the LOC132923418 gene encoding splicing factor 1 translates to MSSNMGVNNYMNMFVQPQNGDTSLSKRESSSSDANDRKRKKKSRWGGSDLEKTFIPGMPTVLPHNLTKEQEEAYILQLQIEEIGRKLRTGELGIPSNPEERSPSPEPIYSSDGKRMNTREYRTRKKLEEERHRLIQRMATINPTFKPPADYKPPVIRVSDKVMIPQDEHPDINFVGLLIGPRGNTLKSMEKETGAKIIIRGKGSVKEGKVARKDGQPLPGEDEPLHAYVTGNNPEYVQKAVNKIKEIIKQGVEVPEGQNDLRRMQLRELALLNGTLRENDGPRCSNCGAADHKSWMCQDKPNVTNSILCTQCGGAGHIAKDCRMKNTGGASFPVNQDKNKIDEEYMSLMAELGEGPPPPKHNDDNSMRPSIGNSNGGLFNKPQPLKPLMSIPPPHSIPNSLPPPPWSNQPMNGAPMPPPGINVPPPWQMPPPSNQQYSNIPPPPPANQNFQQQMPWAMPPPPPPPNQPTSMPPPWQQGPPPNPPAPTTVSGMWPPPTQPWPSQQQQQTKVPPSMNPPTMMMPPPDLQTLLAVPPPPPPPPPSN, encoded by the exons ATGAGCTCTAACATGGGCGTCAATAACTACATGAATATGTTTGTACAACCTCAGAACGGTGATACTTCACTAAGTAAACGTGAATCGTCTA GTTCTGATGCTAATGACCGTAAGCGTAAGAAGAAGTCGAGATGGGGTGGAAGTGACTTGGAGAAAACATTTATACCAGGCATGCCCACAGTACTACCTCATAATCTCACTAAAGAACAAGAGGAAGCTTATATTT TACAACTACAAATAGAAGAAATTGGACGCAAGCTGAGGACAGGAGAACTGGGCATTCCATCTAATCCTGAAGAAAG ATCACCTTCGCCAGAACCCATTTATAGCAGTGATGGTAAGCGAATGAATACTAGAGAATATCGAACTCGTAAAAAGTTGGAAGAAGAACGTCATAGACTTATTCAACGCATGGCAACAATAAATCCTACATTTAAACCTCCTGCtgattataa GCCTCCTGTTATTCGTGTTAGTGATAAAGTAATGATACCTCAAGATGAACATCCTGATATCAATTTTGTGGGTCTTTTAATAGGACCACGTggaaatacattaaaat CAATGGAAAAAGAGACTGGTGCAAAAATTATTATCCGTGGTAAAGGTTCAGTCAAAGAAGGAAAAGTTGCCCGTAAAGATGGACAACCACTACCAGGAGAAGATGAGCCATTACATGCTTATGTAACTGGAAACAATCCTGAATATGTTCAAAAAGCTGTgaacaaa attaaagaaattataaaacaagGTGTAGAAGTTCCAGAAGGACAAAATGATTTAAGGCGCATGCAACTTAGAGAACTTGCTTTATTGAATGGTACACTGAGAGAAAATGATGGACCTAGGTGTTCTAACTGTGGTGCTGCTGATCATAAATCTTGGATG tgtcAAGATAAACCTAATGTTAcaaacagtatattatgtactcaaTGTGGTGGAGCTGGACATATTGCAAAAGATTGTAGAATGAAAAATACAGGTGGTGCTAGTTTTCCAGTTAATCAGGATAAGAATAAAATTGATGAAGAATATATGTCTCTGATGGCTGAACTTGGTGAAGGTCCACCGCCACCAAAACATAATGATGATAATTCCATGCGTCCTTCTATTGGGAACAGTAATGgaggtttatttaataaacctcAACCATTAAAACCACTTATGTCAATACCGCCACCTCATTCAATACCAAATTCATTGCCTCCACCGCCCTGGTCAAATCAACCAATGAATGGAGCACCCATGCCTCCTCCTGGAATAAATGTTCCACCTCCCTGGCAAATGCCACCACCATCAAATCAACAGTATTCTAACattccaccaccaccaccagctAATCAAAACTTTCAACAACAGATGCCATGGGCCATGCCACCACCTCCACCACCTCCCAACCAACCAACATCTATGCCACCTCCATGGCAACAGGGTCCACCACCTAATCCTCCTGCTCCAACAACTGTATCTGGTATGTGGCCTCCACCAACTCAACCATGGCCAagccaacaacaacaacaaacaaAAGTTCCACCCTCAATGAATCCTCCAACTATGATGATGCCACCCCCTGATTTACAAACACTATTAGCTGTTCCACCTCCGCCGCCACCACCTCCTCcttcaaattaa
- the LOC132923419 gene encoding LOW QUALITY PROTEIN: U3 small nucleolar RNA-interacting protein 2 (The sequence of the model RefSeq protein was modified relative to this genomic sequence to represent the inferred CDS: deleted 1 base in 1 codon) has translation MSFFIRKNVSKRKKPPVRITNNNIKKKKTQNQADDEISSDSSESDHDDQQPYSSESDGEKYITASEKKVQLAKKFLSEIEDEERRRLEDEDDEQLNKNVLKRLKDDVLDQKGQLKTKLADSLSTSTDIVELRNRNHVKAITCTVISSNDKYAYSCSKDSSIIQWDLETCKVHKSLSYNRKKPQYNPTHHNYPVLSLAVSDNYLASGDNSGLIVVRNPITLDYIGSLTGHKDGVTGLKICNESNQLFSCSKDKSVKVWNLVDMCYVETLFGHQNEVTNMDMLQKDRLVTAGGLENMVRVWKIQDETQLIFNGTGGSIDTVQKIDSAHFVTGSDNGSVSIWGTLKKKPLCNVENAHGINNTNGQPNWVSAVGALENSDLIVSGSNNGIIKFWRCSNNFKSLLPLFNVPIKGFINGLVFTNDGSRLIVVTGNEHRFGRWHNVTGVKNSLYVIKLNFIKK, from the exons ATGTCGTTTTTCATTCGTAAAAATGTTTCGAAACGTAAAAAACCACCGGTGCGCATCACTAACAAcaacattaagaaaaaaaagacGCAAAATCAAGCTGACGACGAGATCTCATCCGATTCTAGCGAGTCTGACCACGATGATCAACAACCATATTCGTCCGAATCGGATGGTGAAAAGTATATTACAGCGAGTGAGAAAAAAGTTCAACTCGCCAAGAAGTTTTTGAGTGAGATTGAGGATGAAGAGCGTCGGCGTTTAGAGGATGAAGATGATGAACAAttgaacaaaaatgttttaaaacgtttaaaagaCGACGTCCTCGATCAGAAAGggcaattaaaaacaaaattggccGACAGTTTGTCGACTTCAACTGACATTGTTGAGTTGCGAAACAGAAACCACGTCAAGGCTATTACTTGCACTGTTATATCATCTAATGATAAGTATGCATATTCCTGTTCAAAAGATTCTTCCATAATACAATGGGACTTAGAAACCTGTAAAGTACACAAATCTCTGAGTTATAATCGCAAAAAACCTCAATATAATCCGACGCACCACAATTATCCTGTCTTATCTCTTGCCGTTTCAGATAATTATTTAGCGTCTGGAGACAATTCAGGTCTTATTGTGGTCCGAAATCCAATCACATTAGACTATATTGGATCGTTGACAGGCCACAAAGATGGTGTTACTGGCTTGAAAATTTGTAATGAATCTAACCAACTATTCAGTTGCTCAAAAGATAAAAGTGTCAAAGTTTGGAATCTTGTTGATATGTGTTATGTAGAAACACTTTTTGGCCATCAAAATGAAGTTACCAACATGGACATGTTACAAAAGGATCGTTTAGTCACAGCTGGAGGCTTGGAGAATATGGTTAGAGTATGGAAGATACAGGATGAAACACAGTTGATATTCAATGGAACAGGTGGTTCAATAGATACTGTTCAAAAAATTGATAGTGCCCATTTTGTCACTGGCAGCGATAATGGAAGCGTCAGTATTTGGggaacattg aaaaaaaaaccgttgtgTAATGTTGAAAACGCACATGGAATTAACAATACTAACGGTCAACCCAACTGGGTATCTGCAGTTGGAGCTTTAGAGAATTCAGACCTGATAGTGTCTGGAAGCAACAATGGAATTATCAAATTTTGGAGGTGTTCAAATAACTTTAAgtcattattaccattattcaATGTTCCTATCAAAGGTTTTATAAATGGACTTGTATTCACTAACGATGGTAGTCGATTGATTGTGGTTACTGGCAATGAACATAGATTTGGCAGATGGCACAATGTAACTGGTGTCAAAAACAGcttgtatgtaattaaattaaactttattaaaaaataa